Proteins from one Drosophila gunungcola strain Sukarami chromosome 3R, Dgunungcola_SK_2, whole genome shotgun sequence genomic window:
- the LOC128252897 gene encoding F-box/LRR-repeat protein fbxl-1 isoform X2: MDNWNVLAAQTSSQAIGLHDSGTVKTRLTIEKLPDKVLLHIFSYLSHREICRLARICRRWRQIAYDTRLWKNVSLRPEVSGLHVGSLEMLLQLISVRFGPTLRYIELPIELITHTVLHELSAKCPNLTHMLLDFSTAMQLHDFSEMQAFPTKLRYMCVCLSEVIFMEGFMRKIYNFINGLEVLHLIGTYEKCEEEEEEIYEVINVHKLKSATPNLRVINLYGINFIDDSHIDAFSSNCIQLECLAVNFCNKVTGSTLKTLIQRSKRLTCLLMNGTSLKSEFVMQAEWDKCALQELDITATDLSPECLVDMLTRIPSLKFLSAGQINGFNDSVLKQWMESGTTRSLISLDLDSSDNITDEGLLKFVQRQGHQLSACCLSGMPHITDQLWMSILPLLGNCKIIVMGTAEKLGVNIHVDQLMDTIASNCGNLERLELRWDPDNLRFSDKSQKAIDILRVKCLKLRCMVLSDGRYYETVKANFERADRITVVRTTTCCRVSPYHLLRNYNDLIFN; this comes from the exons ATGGATAATTGGAATGTTTTGGCAGCGCAAACCTCTTCGCAGGCCATCGGACTTCACGATTCTGGGACGGTGAAGACGCGACTG ACCATCGAGAAGCTGCCCGACAAGGTGCTGCTGCACATCTTCTCGTATCTGTCGCACCGCGAGATCTGTCGTCTGGCCCGGATTTGTCGACGGTGGCGCCAGATTGCCTACGACACGCGTCTCTGGAAGAATGTTTCCCTGCGGCCGGAGGTGTCTGGACTGCATGTGGGCTCCCTGGAGATGCTGCTGCAGCTAATCTCGGTGAGATTTGGTCCCACGCTCCGGTACATCGAACTACCCATCGAGCTGATCACGCACACGGTGCTCCACGAACTGTCTGCCAAGTGTCCCAATCTCACCCACATGCTGCTGGATTTCTCCACAG CCATGCAGCTGCATGATTTCAGCGAGATGCAGGCCTTTCCCACCAAACTGCGGTACATGTGCGTCTGCCTGTCCGAAGTGATCTTCATGGAGGGCTTCATGCGCAAGATCTACAACTTCATCAACGGACTGGAGGTGCTCCACTTGATAGGCACCTACGAGAAgtgcgaggaggaggaggaggagatcTACGAGGTCATCAATGTGCACAAACTCAAGTCGGCCACGCCCAATTTGCGGGTGATCAATCTGTATGGCATCAACTTCATCGACGACTCCCACATCGATGCCTTCAGCTCCAACTGCATCCAGCTGGAGTGTCTGGCCGTTAACTTCTGCAACAAGGTCACCGGTTCCACTCTGAAGACCCTCATCCAGCGATCGAAGCGCCTGACTTGCCTGCTGATGAACGGCACCAGCCTGAAGTCCGAGTTCGTGATGCAGGCCGAGTGGGACAAGTGCGCTCTGCAAGAGCTGGACATCACGGCCACGGATCTTTCGCCCGAGTGCCTGGTGGACATGCTGACCAGGATACCCAGCTTAAAGTTCCTATCTGCCGGGCAAATCAATGGTTTTAATGACAGCGTTCTGAAGCAATGGATGGAGTCTGGAACTACCAG ATCGCTTATTTCCCTGGATCTGGACTCCTCAGACAACATCACGGATGAGGGTCTCCTTAAGTTTGTCCAGCGGCAGGGTCACCAGCTAAGTGCCTGTTGCCTCTCCGGGATGCCGCATATCACAGATCAATTGTGGATGAGCATTCTTCCATTGCTGGGCAACTGCAA GATCATTGTGATGGGCACTGCTGAGAAACTGGGAGTCAACATCCATGTGGACCAGCTGATGGACACCATCGCCTCCAATTGCGGCAACTTGGAGCGCCTGGAGTTGCGCTGGGATCCGGATAACCTGCGATTCTCGGACAAAAGCCAGAAGGCCATCGATATACTGCGTGTCAAATGCCTCAAGTTACGCTGCATGGTTCTCAG CGATGGTCGCTATTATGAGACGGTTAAGGCCAATTTCGAACGTGCCGATCGTATCACTGTGGTCCGTACTACCACCTGTTGCCGCGTGTCTCCATATCATCTGCTCCGCAACTACAATGATTTGATTTTCAACTGA
- the LOC128252897 gene encoding F-box/LRR-repeat protein fbxl-1 isoform X1: MDISTDIWGQLAVEASQVYLSDGTVRSPFADTTIEKLPDKVLLHIFSYLSHREICRLARICRRWRQIAYDTRLWKNVSLRPEVSGLHVGSLEMLLQLISVRFGPTLRYIELPIELITHTVLHELSAKCPNLTHMLLDFSTAMQLHDFSEMQAFPTKLRYMCVCLSEVIFMEGFMRKIYNFINGLEVLHLIGTYEKCEEEEEEIYEVINVHKLKSATPNLRVINLYGINFIDDSHIDAFSSNCIQLECLAVNFCNKVTGSTLKTLIQRSKRLTCLLMNGTSLKSEFVMQAEWDKCALQELDITATDLSPECLVDMLTRIPSLKFLSAGQINGFNDSVLKQWMESGTTRSLISLDLDSSDNITDEGLLKFVQRQGHQLSACCLSGMPHITDQLWMSILPLLGNCKIIVMGTAEKLGVNIHVDQLMDTIASNCGNLERLELRWDPDNLRFSDKSQKAIDILRVKCLKLRCMVLSDGRYYETVKANFERADRITVVRTTTCCRVSPYHLLRNYNDLIFN, encoded by the exons ATGGACATTTCCACGGACATCTGGGGTCAGCTGGCCGTCGAGGCTTCGCAGGTTTACCTGTCCGATGGCACAGTTCGCAGTCCCTTCGCCGATACG ACCATCGAGAAGCTGCCCGACAAGGTGCTGCTGCACATCTTCTCGTATCTGTCGCACCGCGAGATCTGTCGTCTGGCCCGGATTTGTCGACGGTGGCGCCAGATTGCCTACGACACGCGTCTCTGGAAGAATGTTTCCCTGCGGCCGGAGGTGTCTGGACTGCATGTGGGCTCCCTGGAGATGCTGCTGCAGCTAATCTCGGTGAGATTTGGTCCCACGCTCCGGTACATCGAACTACCCATCGAGCTGATCACGCACACGGTGCTCCACGAACTGTCTGCCAAGTGTCCCAATCTCACCCACATGCTGCTGGATTTCTCCACAG CCATGCAGCTGCATGATTTCAGCGAGATGCAGGCCTTTCCCACCAAACTGCGGTACATGTGCGTCTGCCTGTCCGAAGTGATCTTCATGGAGGGCTTCATGCGCAAGATCTACAACTTCATCAACGGACTGGAGGTGCTCCACTTGATAGGCACCTACGAGAAgtgcgaggaggaggaggaggagatcTACGAGGTCATCAATGTGCACAAACTCAAGTCGGCCACGCCCAATTTGCGGGTGATCAATCTGTATGGCATCAACTTCATCGACGACTCCCACATCGATGCCTTCAGCTCCAACTGCATCCAGCTGGAGTGTCTGGCCGTTAACTTCTGCAACAAGGTCACCGGTTCCACTCTGAAGACCCTCATCCAGCGATCGAAGCGCCTGACTTGCCTGCTGATGAACGGCACCAGCCTGAAGTCCGAGTTCGTGATGCAGGCCGAGTGGGACAAGTGCGCTCTGCAAGAGCTGGACATCACGGCCACGGATCTTTCGCCCGAGTGCCTGGTGGACATGCTGACCAGGATACCCAGCTTAAAGTTCCTATCTGCCGGGCAAATCAATGGTTTTAATGACAGCGTTCTGAAGCAATGGATGGAGTCTGGAACTACCAG ATCGCTTATTTCCCTGGATCTGGACTCCTCAGACAACATCACGGATGAGGGTCTCCTTAAGTTTGTCCAGCGGCAGGGTCACCAGCTAAGTGCCTGTTGCCTCTCCGGGATGCCGCATATCACAGATCAATTGTGGATGAGCATTCTTCCATTGCTGGGCAACTGCAA GATCATTGTGATGGGCACTGCTGAGAAACTGGGAGTCAACATCCATGTGGACCAGCTGATGGACACCATCGCCTCCAATTGCGGCAACTTGGAGCGCCTGGAGTTGCGCTGGGATCCGGATAACCTGCGATTCTCGGACAAAAGCCAGAAGGCCATCGATATACTGCGTGTCAAATGCCTCAAGTTACGCTGCATGGTTCTCAG CGATGGTCGCTATTATGAGACGGTTAAGGCCAATTTCGAACGTGCCGATCGTATCACTGTGGTCCGTACTACCACCTGTTGCCGCGTGTCTCCATATCATCTGCTCCGCAACTACAATGATTTGATTTTCAACTGA